Proteins found in one bacterium genomic segment:
- a CDS encoding bifunctional 5,10-methylenetetrahydrofolate dehydrogenase/5,10-methenyltetrahydrofolate cyclohydrolase, whose product MPSLRLAGAAVRDAVFEDLRARTAASGLKPGLAVILVGDDPASQAYVRSKGKACESLGFHHVTHRLPADTAEPDLLALVERLNRDPAIHGVLVQIPLPPLLSAERVQGAVDPAKDVDGLHPENLGRLLAGVAGIVPCTPLGVSVLLEHYGIDVAGRHVAVVGRSVIVGRPLAMLLSR is encoded by the coding sequence ATGCCGAGCCTGCGCCTCGCCGGCGCCGCGGTCCGCGACGCGGTGTTCGAAGACCTGCGCGCCAGGACCGCCGCCTCGGGCCTGAAGCCCGGGCTGGCCGTCATCCTGGTCGGCGACGATCCCGCCTCGCAGGCCTACGTGCGCAGCAAGGGCAAGGCCTGCGAGTCCCTGGGCTTCCACCACGTGACCCACCGCCTGCCGGCCGACACCGCCGAACCAGACCTGCTCGCGCTCGTCGAGCGTCTCAACCGGGACCCGGCGATCCACGGCGTCCTGGTGCAGATCCCCCTGCCGCCGCTCCTCTCGGCCGAACGCGTCCAGGGCGCCGTCGACCCCGCCAAGGACGTCGACGGCCTGCACCCGGAGAACCTCGGCCGGCTGCTGGCCGGGGTGGCCGGGATCGTGCCCTGCACGCCGCTGGGGGTGTCGGTGCTGCTCGAGCACTACGGGATCGACGTCGCCGGCCGCCACGTGGCGGTGGTCGGGCGCAGCGTGATCGTGGGCCGCCCCCTGGCCATGCTCCTGTCGCGCAA